One genomic region from Pirellulales bacterium encodes:
- a CDS encoding exonuclease domain-containing protein, with product MRPVSEMQFAVVDVETTGFAANRADRIIEIAVLRVTADGTIHDEYVSLINPGRDLGPTHVHGITGADVLDAPRFSDVAGDVVSRMANAVIVGHNVRFDSSFVAAEFERAGHPLPSFPSLCTLALTSTLGLGLTNRQLAACCAHFGIQIDERHSAGCDARATSQLLAACLCLAVTNGLDTLELLGCHEPFPTNWPSLPVTGRSHRRGEGRAHRSEPHYLSRLVTQLMGMEQPHQSGRLSADIVQYLALLDRVLEDRLVTETEAGELLAVARQWGLSGERVCECHRTYLRELACAALADGVVTESERRDLLGVSRLLGFDNTVLDSVLSEVRTERGGRPAGTPAHTHHELISKSVCFTGALACRLGGEAITRENAQQLAEAAGLIVADGVTKSLDVLVVADPNSLSSKAEKARKYGTRIMAEQAFWRSIGVSVD from the coding sequence ATGCGACCGGTCAGTGAGATGCAATTCGCAGTGGTGGACGTTGAAACGACCGGATTTGCGGCGAATCGGGCCGATCGCATTATTGAGATCGCGGTTCTTCGCGTTACGGCCGATGGAACAATTCATGACGAGTACGTGAGTTTAATTAACCCCGGCCGCGACCTAGGGCCCACGCACGTTCACGGCATCACGGGCGCGGACGTCCTCGATGCTCCTCGGTTTTCCGACGTGGCCGGCGATGTCGTATCGAGGATGGCCAACGCAGTTATCGTTGGCCACAACGTTCGATTTGACTCCTCATTCGTGGCTGCCGAATTTGAGCGCGCGGGCCACCCGCTGCCATCCTTTCCGTCCCTCTGCACGCTCGCTCTGACGTCCACGCTCGGGCTGGGACTAACCAATAGGCAGCTCGCGGCATGCTGCGCTCATTTCGGCATCCAGATTGACGAACGCCACTCAGCGGGCTGTGACGCACGTGCGACCAGCCAACTGCTTGCCGCGTGCCTTTGTCTCGCCGTCACGAATGGGTTGGACACGCTCGAATTGCTGGGATGCCATGAGCCGTTTCCTACGAATTGGCCGAGCCTGCCAGTTACTGGGCGCTCGCATCGTCGTGGGGAGGGCCGGGCCCACCGCAGTGAGCCGCACTACCTCTCACGGTTGGTAACACAGTTAATGGGCATGGAGCAGCCTCACCAAAGCGGCAGGCTGTCTGCAGACATCGTTCAGTACCTTGCACTCTTGGACCGCGTTCTGGAAGACAGGCTTGTCACAGAAACGGAAGCTGGCGAGTTGCTCGCCGTCGCTCGCCAATGGGGGCTATCCGGCGAGCGAGTTTGCGAGTGCCATCGGACATACCTGCGCGAATTGGCATGCGCCGCGCTTGCTGACGGGGTTGTCACCGAATCGGAACGCCGCGACCTGCTAGGGGTATCCCGGTTGCTCGGATTCGACAATACGGTACTCGACTCAGTCCTAAGTGAAGTCAGGACGGAACGCGGCGGGCGGCCTGCTGGTACGCCAGCCCACACACACCATGAGTTGATTAGCAAGTCCGTTTGCTTCACTGGGGCACTAGCCTGTAGGTTGGGCGGCGAAGCGATTACTCGCGAAAACGCTCAGCAGCTTGCAGAGGCTGCGGGCTTGATAGTTGCCGATGGCGTAACCAAATCGCTAGATGTATTGGTCGTGGCCGACCCGAACAGCTTGTCGAGCAAGGCTGAGAAAGCAAGGAAGTACGGTACGCGGATAATGGCGGAACAGGCGTTTTGGCGGTCAATCGGCGTGAGCGTCGATTGA